The Micromonospora sp. Llam0 genome contains a region encoding:
- a CDS encoding uracil-DNA glycosylase: protein MTGVSASEVTSAAARVPDLPALDHAVAGCRACPNLVAWREEVAATKRAAFRDQTYWGRPVPGFGPPDARIAILGLAPAAHGGNRTGRVFTGDRSGDVLFAALHRAGLANQPTSVAVDDGLRLSDTRVVAAVRCAPPANRPTPAERDTCAPWLHREIALLRPTLRVVVALGAFAWAAWWPAMTRVYGRRPPTPRPVFGHGAHWSGGGAVPDVLGCYHVSQQNTFTGRLTPAMLDEVFTEVNRLAGRI, encoded by the coding sequence GTGACCGGCGTCAGCGCGTCCGAGGTGACCAGTGCGGCGGCGCGGGTGCCGGACCTGCCGGCGCTGGACCACGCGGTAGCCGGCTGCCGGGCCTGCCCCAACCTGGTCGCCTGGCGGGAAGAGGTCGCGGCGACGAAGCGCGCGGCGTTTCGGGACCAGACCTACTGGGGCCGCCCGGTCCCCGGCTTCGGGCCGCCGGACGCCCGGATCGCGATCCTCGGGCTGGCGCCGGCGGCGCACGGCGGCAACCGGACCGGCCGGGTCTTCACCGGCGACCGCTCCGGCGACGTGCTGTTCGCCGCCCTGCACCGCGCCGGACTGGCCAACCAGCCGACCAGCGTCGCGGTCGACGACGGTCTGCGGCTGTCGGACACCCGGGTGGTGGCCGCCGTCCGCTGCGCCCCGCCGGCGAACCGGCCCACCCCGGCCGAACGGGACACCTGCGCGCCCTGGCTGCACCGGGAGATCGCCCTGCTGAGACCCACGCTGCGGGTGGTGGTCGCGCTCGGCGCGTTCGCCTGGGCTGCGTGGTGGCCGGCGATGACCCGGGTGTACGGGCGACGGCCGCCCACGCCCCGGCCGGTGTTCGGCCATGGGGCACACTGGTCGGGCGGCGGGGCGGTGCCCGACGTGCTGGGCTGCTACCACGTCAGCCAGCAGAACACGTTCACCGGACGGCTCACACCCGCCATGCTCGACGAGGTGTTCACCGAGGTGAATCGCCTGGCGGGGCGGATTTGA
- a CDS encoding dienelactone hydrolase family protein, with protein sequence MGEMVSYRSNGGTSEGYLALPPAPGEGGAVGAAPAVIVIQEWWGLVPHIAAVADRLAEAGFVALAPDLYHGVQATEPDDARRLLMGLAMDQAAEDIAGAAEYLAGRAESAGDTVGTVGFCAGGSLALWSATLTGRIVATAGFYPALPWERMRPDWAGYAGKSAMIHCSEQDGTSAADGIQQAKGYIEAAGGGCVVYDYPGTRHAFFNDDRPESYDDDASTRAWARTLEMFRTRLG encoded by the coding sequence CGAGGGATACCTGGCCCTGCCGCCGGCACCCGGGGAGGGCGGCGCGGTGGGCGCCGCACCTGCGGTCATCGTGATCCAGGAGTGGTGGGGGCTGGTGCCGCACATCGCCGCGGTCGCCGACCGGCTCGCCGAGGCGGGGTTCGTGGCCCTCGCCCCCGACCTCTACCACGGCGTACAGGCGACCGAGCCGGACGACGCCCGCCGGCTGCTGATGGGCCTGGCGATGGACCAGGCGGCCGAGGACATCGCGGGCGCTGCCGAGTACCTCGCCGGCCGGGCCGAGTCGGCGGGCGACACCGTCGGTACGGTCGGCTTCTGCGCCGGCGGCAGCCTGGCGCTCTGGTCGGCCACGCTGACCGGGCGGATCGTCGCCACCGCCGGGTTCTACCCGGCGCTGCCGTGGGAGCGGATGCGTCCGGACTGGGCGGGCTACGCCGGCAAGTCGGCGATGATTCACTGTTCGGAGCAGGACGGCACCTCCGCCGCCGACGGAATCCAGCAGGCCAAGGGCTACATCGAGGCGGCCGGCGGCGGTTGCGTGGTCTACGACTACCCTGGCACCCGGCACGCGTTCTTCAATGACGACCGGCCGGAGTCGTACGACGACGACGCGTCGACGCGTGCCTGGGCGCGGACCTTGGAGATGTTCCGGACCCGACTCGGTTGA
- a CDS encoding DUF4129 domain-containing protein, whose protein sequence is MDSAAIRRLWPLAAIAVLLALTAVAAANSTLPVGRTDATVERDIPALPDYQQPQTAPRNQPPPDDFAAADQQQLPSWIPLLAGALCGLAVLVVAGLLLWTLLRDVVRRRPRSAPVGIRRRSTSPPGPASAAEVVAAVDAGLVELSAADADPRRAVIACWVRLEQAAAAAGTPRQIGDTPTDLVTRLLAGHEISAEVLSAFAAVYREARYARHDVDERTREQARWALRRLRTELTAAASPSEGEGGPAGE, encoded by the coding sequence ATGGACTCCGCGGCTATCCGCAGGCTGTGGCCACTCGCCGCCATCGCCGTACTGCTCGCGCTGACCGCGGTCGCGGCGGCGAACTCCACCCTGCCGGTCGGCCGCACCGACGCCACCGTCGAACGGGACATCCCCGCGCTGCCGGACTACCAGCAGCCGCAGACGGCACCGAGGAACCAGCCGCCGCCGGACGACTTCGCCGCCGCCGATCAGCAGCAGCTTCCGTCCTGGATTCCGTTGCTCGCCGGGGCGCTGTGCGGCCTTGCCGTGCTGGTCGTCGCCGGCCTGCTGCTGTGGACCCTGCTGCGCGACGTGGTGCGCCGCCGGCCCCGGTCGGCCCCGGTCGGTATCCGTCGGCGGAGCACGTCACCGCCCGGCCCGGCCAGCGCGGCCGAAGTGGTCGCCGCCGTCGACGCCGGCCTGGTCGAGCTCTCCGCCGCCGACGCCGACCCGCGCCGGGCGGTGATCGCCTGCTGGGTACGCCTGGAGCAGGCCGCCGCCGCGGCCGGCACCCCGCGCCAGATCGGCGACACCCCGACCGACCTGGTCACCCGGCTGCTCGCCGGGCACGAGATCAGCGCCGAGGTGCTGTCGGCGTTCGCGGCCGTCTACCGGGAGGCCCGCTACGCCCGGCACGACGTCGACGAACGAACCCGGGAGCAGGCGCGGTGGGCGCTGCGCCGGCTGCGTACCGAGCTGACCGCCGCGGCCAGCCCCAGCGAAGGCGAAGGCGGGCCGGCCGGTGAGTGA
- a CDS encoding MoxR family ATPase, with protein MNDVVAAPTTEVSRLAHAVLDSVGTVLVGKRDALELVLAGILAGGHVLLEDLPGLGKTLTARSFAQALGLDFRRLQFTPDLLPADVTGSFLYDQRSADFTFRAGPLFTNLLLADEINRTPPKTQSALLEAMQEKQVSVEGVTYRLEAPFHVLATANPIEYEGTYPLPEAQLDRFLLRVSFGYPTHEEEWEVLRRRISRRQEETELAAVVDAAGLRAMQAALENVVVEDSIGRYIVALTAATREHPSVLVGASPRGSLALLLLARAKAVLAGRDFVVPEDVKEVAAPVLAHRITLRPEMWLRRVDPSFVVGEVLAQTPAPASGALPSYGGGFGPPGNAAAGRRAAP; from the coding sequence ATGAACGACGTGGTGGCGGCCCCGACCACCGAGGTCAGCCGGCTCGCGCACGCCGTCCTGGACTCGGTCGGCACCGTGCTGGTCGGCAAGCGGGACGCGCTGGAACTGGTCCTCGCCGGCATTCTCGCCGGCGGGCACGTGCTGCTGGAGGACCTGCCCGGGCTGGGCAAGACGTTGACCGCCCGGTCGTTCGCCCAGGCGTTGGGGCTGGACTTCCGTCGGCTGCAGTTCACCCCCGACCTGCTGCCGGCCGACGTTACCGGTTCGTTCCTCTACGACCAGCGCAGCGCCGACTTCACCTTCCGGGCCGGTCCACTGTTCACCAATCTGCTGCTCGCCGATGAGATCAACCGGACACCGCCGAAGACTCAGTCGGCGCTGCTGGAGGCGATGCAGGAGAAGCAGGTGTCGGTCGAGGGGGTCACCTACCGGCTGGAGGCGCCGTTCCACGTGCTGGCCACCGCCAACCCGATCGAGTACGAGGGGACCTACCCGCTGCCCGAGGCGCAACTGGACCGGTTCCTGCTGCGGGTGTCGTTCGGCTACCCCACCCACGAGGAGGAGTGGGAGGTACTGCGCCGACGCATCTCCCGCCGCCAGGAGGAGACCGAGCTGGCCGCCGTGGTCGACGCCGCCGGGCTGCGCGCCATGCAGGCGGCGCTGGAGAACGTGGTGGTCGAGGACTCCATCGGTCGGTACATCGTGGCCCTCACCGCGGCCACCCGGGAACACCCGTCGGTCCTGGTCGGAGCGTCGCCCCGGGGTTCGCTGGCGCTGCTGCTGCTGGCGAGGGCCAAGGCGGTGCTGGCCGGCCGGGACTTCGTCGTGCCGGAGGACGTCAAGGAGGTGGCCGCCCCCGTGCTGGCACACCGGATCACCCTGCGGCCGGAGATGTGGCTGCGCCGGGTGGATCCGTCGTTCGTGGTCGGCGAGGTGCTGGCGCAGACCCCGGCCCCGGCCAGCGGCGCGCTGCCCAGCTACGGTGGCGGGTTCGGCCCACCGGGCAACGCGGCGGCCGGCCGCCGCGCGGCGCCGTGA